Below is a genomic region from Streptomyces ferrugineus.
ACCTGCACATCGACTCGCACCACACCATCGAGGACACCGCCCTCGCGCTGGGCGCCGCCTTCAAGCAGGCGCTCGGCGACAAGGTGGGGATCTACCGGTTCGGCAACTGCACGGTCCCGCTGGACGAGTCCCTCGCCCAGGTCACCGTCGACCTGTCGGGCCGCCCGTACCTCGTGCACACCGAGCCCGAGAACATGGCGCCGATGATCGGCGAGTACGACACCACGATGACCCGGCACATCCTGGAGTCCTTCGTCGCCCAGGCCCAGATCGCACTGCACGTGCACGTGCCGTACGGCCGCAACGCGCACCACATCGTGGAGTGCCAGTTCAAGGCGCTGGCCCGGGCCCTGCGGTACGCGTCCGAGCGCGACCCGCGCGCGGCCGGCATCCTGCCCTCCACGAAGGGTGCGCTGTAAAGCCATGAACGGTCTGTCGACCCTGCTGATCGTCGTCGGCCTCTTCCTGGTCGGCGGCATCTACTCCTTCGTCAAGCAGCAGATGCCGAAGAGCCTCATCGTGCTGCTCTCGATAGGCGCCGCGATGTGTCTCACCGCGGGCGTCCTGAGGCTGGAGGTGTGGAATTGACCAACCCCAAGAAGGTCGTGGTCTTCGACTACGGCTTCGGCAACGTCCGCTCCGCCGAGCGCGCCCTCGCGCGCGCGGGTGCCGACGTCGAGATCACCCGTGACTTCGACAAGGCCATGAACGCCGACGGACTGCTGGTGCCGGGCGTCGGCGCCTTCGCCGCCTGTATGCGGGGGCTGAAGGAAGCGCGCGGCGACTGGATCGTCGAGCGCCGGCTGTCCGGCGGGCGCCCGGTGATGGGCATCTGCGTCGGCATGCAGATCCTGTTCGCGCGCGGCATCGAGCACGGCGTGGAGGCCGAGGGCCTCGGCGAGTGGCCGGGCTCGGTCGAGCCGTTGCAGGCCGACGTCGTGCCCCACATGGGCTGGAACACCGTGGAGGCGCCGCCCGCCTCCGAGCTGTTCGCCGGTCTGGACGCGGACGCGCGCTTCTACTTCGTGCACTCCTACGCCGTCCACGACTGGACCCTTCAGACCGAGAACCCGGTGATGACCGCACCGCTGGTCACCTGGTCGACGCACGGCAAGCCCTTCGTGGCCGCCGTGGAGAACGGCGCCCTGTGGGCCACGCAGTTCCACCCCGAGAAGTCCGGCGACGCCGGAGCGCAGCTGCTCACCAACTGGATCGGAACCCTGTAGAGACATGGCCAAGCTCGAACTCCTCCCCGCCGTCGACGTCCGCGACGGACAGGCCGTCCGCCTCGTGCACGGCGAGTCCGGCACCGAGACCTCCTACGGCTCCCCGCTGGAGGCCGCCCTCGCCTGGCAGCGTTCGGGCGCCGAGTGGCTGCACCTGGTCGACCTGGACGCCGCCTTCGGCACCGGCGACAACCGGGAGCTGATCGCCGAGGTCGCGAAGGCGATGGACATCAAGGTCGAGCTGTCCGGCGGTATCCGTGACGACGCGTCGTTGGCCGCCGCTCTCGCGACGGGCTGCACCCGCGTGAACCTCGGCACGGCCGCCCTGGAGACCCCCGAGTGGGTCGCCAAGGTCATCGCCGAGCACGGCGACAAGATCGCGGTGGGTCTGGACGTACGGGGCACGACGCTCCGCGGCCGTGGCTGGACCCGCGACGGCGGCGACCTCTACGAGACGCTGGAGCGCCTCAACAGCGAGGGCTGCGCGCGGTACGTCGTCACGGACATCGCCAAGGACGGCACCCTCCAGGGCCCGAACCTGGAGCTGCTGAGGAACGTCTGCGCGGCGACGGACCGCCCCGTGGTCGCCTCCGGCGGCGTCTCGTCCCTGGACGACCTGCGGGCCATCGCCGAGCTGGTGCCGCTCGGTGTCGAGGGCTCCATCGTCGGGAAGGCCCTGTACGCGAAGGCGTTCACCCTGGAAGAGGCCTTGGAGGCTGTGTCGCGATGACATCGGATGCCGTACGGCGTGTGCAGAGCGGAAGTCCCTGGGAAGAGTCCTTCGGTTTCGCACGTGCCGTCGCGGCGGGCGATCGTGTGCTGGTGGCGGGCACGACCTCCTTCAAGGGCCATGTCCTGTACGGGGAGGGCGACCCGTACGAGCAGGCGAAGGTGGCGTTCACCGGCGCGCTGGAGGCGATCGCCGAGTTCGGGCTCGGCGTCGAGTCGGTGGTCCGGACCCGGATGTACCTGAGCCATCAGCGGGACGTCGACGAGGTGGCCCGGGCGCACAAGGACCTCTTCGACTCCGTGCGCCCGGTCTCGACCCTGGTGGTCGTGGAGGGCTTCGTCGACCCGCGCATCCTGGTCGAAGTAGAGATAGAAGCATTCAGAGGACGTTAGAGGAGCCGGTTTCATGACCCTGGCGGTCCGAGTCATCCCCTGCCTGGACGTGGACAACGGCCGGGTCGTCAAGGGTGTCAACTTCCAGAACCTGCGCGACGCGGGCGACCCCGTCGAGATGGCCAAGGTGTACGACACCGAGGGCGCCGACGAGCTGACGTTCCTGGACATCACCGCCTCGTCGGGCAACCGCGAGACGACGTACGACGTGGTGCGCCGCACCGCCGAGCAGGTGTTCATCCCGCTGACGGTCGGCGGCGGCGTCCGTACGGCCGAGGACGTGGACAAGCTGCTGCGCGCGGGCGCGGACAAGGTGGGCGTGAACACGGCCGCCATCGCCCGGCCCGACCTGATCCGCGAGATCGCCGAGCGGTTCGGACGGCAGGTGCTGGTGCTGTCGGTGGACGCGCGGCGCACGCCTGAGGGCACCTTCGAGGTCACGACCCACGGCGGCCGCAAGGGCACCGGCATCGACGCCGTCGAGTGGGCGCACCGGGCCGCCGAGCTGGGTGCGGGCGAGATCCTGCTCAACTCGATGGACGCGGACGGCACGAAGGACGGCTACGACCTGGAGATGATCCGGGCCGTGCGCAAGCACGTCACGGTCCCGGTGATCGCCTCCGGCGGCGCCGGCAAGCTCGCGGACTTCGCGCCGGCCGTCGAGGCGGGGGCGGACGCGGTGCTGGCGGCGTCGGTGTTCCACTTCGGGGATCTGCGGATCGGCGAGGTGAAGGACGCGTTGCGGGGGGCGGGGCACCCCGTGCGCTGACGGTGGGCTGAGCCCCGGTCGCCCTTGGGATGGCCGGGGCTTTCTCGTGGGCAGATGCGAAAGAGAAGTTGCGCAAAATATATTGTGCAATTTTTCTTTCGCATCTACGGTGGGGGCATGACGGACAAGGAACGAGGCCGCCGCATCACGGACGTGGGCACGATGAAGGCCCTCGCGCACCCGCTGCGCATGCGGCTGTACCGGAACCTGATGCTGGCGCGCGTCGCCACCGCCTCACAGCTGGCCGAGCTGGTCGACGAGGCCGTCTCACTGGTCAGCTACCACCTGCGCAAGCTCGCCGAGCACGGATTGATCGAGGAGGCCGAGCCGCAGCGCGCGGACGGCCGGGAGCGCTGGTGGCGGCCCGCCTCCGACGGCGTGAGCATCCACGACGAGGACTTCCGGGAGGCCCCCGAGGCGGCGGCCGCTCACACGGCGGCGAGCCGGCTCTTCGCCGAGCAGCGCACGGACATGTACCGCCGCTGGCTCGACGAGCGGACCCACTGGGGCCCCGAGTGGAACCAGGCGGCCCAGTCCTCCGAGTCCGCGCTGCGCCTCACCGCGGACGAACTGGACGAGCTGAACAGGGAGATGCTCGCGCTGGTCCACAGGTACGACGAGCACGGCCGGGCCGCCGAAGCCGCCGGCGACTTGGAGGGCCGCGAGAACGTCGCGGTGCACACGTACACCTTCCCGTTCCGCGCCTGAGAGGACCCCCTCCCGTGACCGCCACGCTCCTGGCCCCGTCCGACGGCATCGAACGACCCGCCCACCGCGACGGCAACGTCCTGCGCTGGCTCACCGCCTACACCGCCTCGATGACGGGCGACAGCGTCTACTACATCGCCCTGTCCTGGGCAGCCGTACAGGCCGGTTCGCCCTCGCAGGCCGGAGTGGTCATGGCGGTGAGCGCCCTGCCCCGGGCCCTGCTGATGCTGGGCGGGGGAGTGATCGCCGACCGGCTGGGGCCACGCAGGGTCGTCATAGGCAGCGACGCGATGCGCTGCGCGGCCGTGCTCGCGGTCGCGGCACTCCTGTTCCTCACCACGCCCGGACTGTGGCCGCTGGCCCTGCTGGCCCTCGTCTTCGGCACCGTCGACGCCGTGTTCATGCCGGCCGTGGGGGCCCTCCCCGCGCGCGTGACGAGCCGCGGGCAGCTCGCGCGCGTGCAGGGCATGCGCGGGCTCGCCATCCGCTTCGCGAGCGTCGTCGGCGCCCCGCTCGGCGGGCTGGCCGTGGCGGTCGGGGGCGCGGCCGCCGCGTTCGCCCTCGCGGGGCTGCTGATCGCCGTGTCGGTGCCACTGCTGGTCTTCGTACGGGTGCGGGAGTTGCCCTCCGACGACAGGGCCGCCTCTCAGCGCGACACCGCCTGGCGCGATCTGACGGCCGGTCTCGGCCACATCCGCCGACACCGCGTGCTCGCCCCGCTGATGGTGGCCATCGCCCTCGGAGACCTCGGCTTCGTCGGTCCGCTCAACGTCGGGCTGACCCTGCTCGCCGACGAGCGCGGCTGGGGCGCTTCCGGGATGGGCTGGGTGCTCGGCGGGTTCGGCGTCGGCGCGGGCGCCGCGTCCCTGCTGCTGACCGTGCGCGGGCACCTGCCGCACGCCGGGCGGGTGGCGGCGTACAGCATTCTCGGCGGGTCGGTCGCGATCGGCGCCCTGGCTTTCGCCCCGAACGTCGTCACGGCCATCGGCGTCGCCCTGCTCATCGGACTGCTCGCCGGACTCAGCGGGGCCATGTGCGGGGCCCTGCTCCAGACCCAGGCCGACCCCGCCTACCTGGGCCGCGTCACCGCCGTCTCCTCACTGGTCAGCCTCGGCTTCGCACCGCTGAGCATGCCGCTGTGCGCCGCCGCCATCGGGGCCTGGGGCACCGGACCGGTCTTCGTGGTCAGCGCGGCGGTGTGCGGGCTCGGCGGGGTCGTCGTCCTGGGCGTGCGCGACCTGCGGTGCGCGGAGCTGCCGAAGTGACCCCTCAGATCCCCAACTGCTTCGTCTCGTGCAGCTTGGCGATCGCGTCCTCGTCGCCGTCCAGCTCCACCTTGGCGGCGCTCTGCCGGCCGTAGGAGAACAGCAGCAGCTCCGACGGCTCGCCCGTCACCGTGACCACCGGCGTGCCCTTGTGGGCGACCGCCGTCTGGCCGTCGGGGCGGCGCAGCACCAGGCCGGTGGGGGCGCCGCGGCCCATCAGGCGGGCGGAGCGCTCCAGGCGGGACCACAGGGCGTCCTGGAACACCGGGTCGAGCTCGCGCGGAGTCCAGTCCGGCTGGGCGCGGCGGACGTCCTCGGTGTGGACGTAGAACTCGATCGTGTTCGACGCCTCGTCGATCTGCTTGAGCTGGAAGGGCGAGAAGCGTGGCGGGCCGGTGCGGATGAGCTGGATCAGCTCCTCGTACGGCTTCGCCGCGAACTCCTCCATCGCCTTGTCCAGGCGCGGCGCGAGCTGCTTGATCAGAATTCCGGCGGCAGCGTCGGGGCGGCGCTCGCGCACCACCACGTGCGCGGCGAGATCACGGGTCGTCCAGCCCTCGCAGAGGGTGGGGGCCTCGGGGCCCTCGGCCTCCAAGAGGTCGGCCAGGAGAAGTCGTTCACGCTTGGCGAAGGTCGACATGCAGTCAGCCTACGACCACCTATCAGGTCCGCCCAGTGGACGGCTGCCCAGGGTTGTCAGTGGCACGCGGCACAATGGCTTCCATGACCACCGGCACGCCCCGTCAGCCCAGCCCGCTGGACCCCGACATCACCGCGCGCCTCAAGCGCAGCGCGGACGGGCTCCTGCCCGCCATCGCCCAGCAGTACGACACCGGAGAGGTGCTGATGCTCGGCTGGATGGACGACGAGGCGCTGCATCGCACACTCACCACCGGCCGCTGCACCTACTGGTCGCGCAGCCGCCAGGAGTACTGGGTCAAGGGCGACACCTCCGGCCACTTCCAGTGGGTGAAGTCCGTGGCCCTCGACTGCGACGCCGACACCGTGCTGGTCAAGGTCGACCAGGTCGGCGCCGCCTGCCACACCGGGGCGCGCACCTGCTTCGACGCCGATGTGCTGCTCAAGGACGGCGCCGGTTCCGGCACACCGGCCCGGGATCAGTAAGGTCGGCCGCCATGGACCTCGAGACGTTCCGCAAGCTGGCCACCGACCGCCGTGTCATCCCGGTCACCCGCAAGCT
It encodes:
- the hisB gene encoding imidazoleglycerol-phosphate dehydratase HisB, yielding MNRVGRVERVTKETSVLVEINLDGTGQVDVSTGVGFYDHMLDQLGRHGLFDLTVKTEGDLHIDSHHTIEDTALALGAAFKQALGDKVGIYRFGNCTVPLDESLAQVTVDLSGRPYLVHTEPENMAPMIGEYDTTMTRHILESFVAQAQIALHVHVPYGRNAHHIVECQFKALARALRYASERDPRAAGILPSTKGAL
- the hisH gene encoding imidazole glycerol phosphate synthase subunit HisH; the protein is MTNPKKVVVFDYGFGNVRSAERALARAGADVEITRDFDKAMNADGLLVPGVGAFAACMRGLKEARGDWIVERRLSGGRPVMGICVGMQILFARGIEHGVEAEGLGEWPGSVEPLQADVVPHMGWNTVEAPPASELFAGLDADARFYFVHSYAVHDWTLQTENPVMTAPLVTWSTHGKPFVAAVENGALWATQFHPEKSGDAGAQLLTNWIGTL
- the priA gene encoding bifunctional 1-(5-phosphoribosyl)-5-((5-phosphoribosylamino)methylideneamino)imidazole-4-carboxamide isomerase/phosphoribosylanthranilate isomerase PriA; the encoded protein is MAKLELLPAVDVRDGQAVRLVHGESGTETSYGSPLEAALAWQRSGAEWLHLVDLDAAFGTGDNRELIAEVAKAMDIKVELSGGIRDDASLAAALATGCTRVNLGTAALETPEWVAKVIAEHGDKIAVGLDVRGTTLRGRGWTRDGGDLYETLERLNSEGCARYVVTDIAKDGTLQGPNLELLRNVCAATDRPVVASGGVSSLDDLRAIAELVPLGVEGSIVGKALYAKAFTLEEALEAVSR
- a CDS encoding RidA family protein, with the translated sequence MTSDAVRRVQSGSPWEESFGFARAVAAGDRVLVAGTTSFKGHVLYGEGDPYEQAKVAFTGALEAIAEFGLGVESVVRTRMYLSHQRDVDEVARAHKDLFDSVRPVSTLVVVEGFVDPRILVEVEIEAFRGR
- the hisF gene encoding imidazole glycerol phosphate synthase subunit HisF — translated: MTLAVRVIPCLDVDNGRVVKGVNFQNLRDAGDPVEMAKVYDTEGADELTFLDITASSGNRETTYDVVRRTAEQVFIPLTVGGGVRTAEDVDKLLRAGADKVGVNTAAIARPDLIREIAERFGRQVLVLSVDARRTPEGTFEVTTHGGRKGTGIDAVEWAHRAAELGAGEILLNSMDADGTKDGYDLEMIRAVRKHVTVPVIASGGAGKLADFAPAVEAGADAVLAASVFHFGDLRIGEVKDALRGAGHPVR
- a CDS encoding ArsR/SmtB family transcription factor; the protein is MTDKERGRRITDVGTMKALAHPLRMRLYRNLMLARVATASQLAELVDEAVSLVSYHLRKLAEHGLIEEAEPQRADGRERWWRPASDGVSIHDEDFREAPEAAAAHTAASRLFAEQRTDMYRRWLDERTHWGPEWNQAAQSSESALRLTADELDELNREMLALVHRYDEHGRAAEAAGDLEGRENVAVHTYTFPFRA
- a CDS encoding MFS transporter is translated as MTATLLAPSDGIERPAHRDGNVLRWLTAYTASMTGDSVYYIALSWAAVQAGSPSQAGVVMAVSALPRALLMLGGGVIADRLGPRRVVIGSDAMRCAAVLAVAALLFLTTPGLWPLALLALVFGTVDAVFMPAVGALPARVTSRGQLARVQGMRGLAIRFASVVGAPLGGLAVAVGGAAAAFALAGLLIAVSVPLLVFVRVRELPSDDRAASQRDTAWRDLTAGLGHIRRHRVLAPLMVAIALGDLGFVGPLNVGLTLLADERGWGASGMGWVLGGFGVGAGAASLLLTVRGHLPHAGRVAAYSILGGSVAIGALAFAPNVVTAIGVALLIGLLAGLSGAMCGALLQTQADPAYLGRVTAVSSLVSLGFAPLSMPLCAAAIGAWGTGPVFVVSAAVCGLGGVVVLGVRDLRCAELPK
- a CDS encoding TIGR03085 family metal-binding protein, which gives rise to MSTFAKRERLLLADLLEAEGPEAPTLCEGWTTRDLAAHVVVRERRPDAAAGILIKQLAPRLDKAMEEFAAKPYEELIQLIRTGPPRFSPFQLKQIDEASNTIEFYVHTEDVRRAQPDWTPRELDPVFQDALWSRLERSARLMGRGAPTGLVLRRPDGQTAVAHKGTPVVTVTGEPSELLLFSYGRQSAAKVELDGDEDAIAKLHETKQLGI
- the hisI gene encoding phosphoribosyl-AMP cyclohydrolase codes for the protein MTTGTPRQPSPLDPDITARLKRSADGLLPAIAQQYDTGEVLMLGWMDDEALHRTLTTGRCTYWSRSRQEYWVKGDTSGHFQWVKSVALDCDADTVLVKVDQVGAACHTGARTCFDADVLLKDGAGSGTPARDQ